In Ahaetulla prasina isolate Xishuangbanna chromosome 10, ASM2864084v1, whole genome shotgun sequence, the genomic window tctgaattttgatcacgtgaacatAAGATGCTGCAGTGGCCTGACTCTGAGTAGCAGATTTTCAGAAGTAAGAGGAGGGGGCAAAGCAACAACTAGTTCCATGTTCTTATTTTCGGAGGGGCTCATCCCtgtttctcctcccctctccatTCAGGCACAGATCGACCAGTATGTAGGGCTGGTGAGGAACCAGTTAAGTAACCTCAGAGCAAAGTAAGTTCAAAAAATCCCCACAGAACAGAACGGGGCAGGGAATGGGAGGAGAATAAGCCATTTGAATGTCTTTTTGGGCTCCATTCTTTGGGTATTGATGACATAATATTTAGTTATTTCACGTATATGCTACCCATCTCTGAGCTTAATTTTCTGAATTAATTTTTTCTCTTGGATCCAATATGTGAGGCCGCAAAACACTTCTCAAAAGATAGTTATTTCTGCCTTATTTCTTGGGAGAAAGAAACTGGAATGTAATTTAGAAagaaaacattataaaaatagtCGTGATGGACCCCAAAGGGTCTAAGACATATTGATGGGGTGCTCAGGGTGGTCTGTGCTTCGCCCTAAGGCTTGAACGGAAGCTTTTAAGGCTTTTAACAGGCTTTTAAGAaaggattgggcagccatttgcctggaatggcatagctatgctggctggggaattctgggagttgaaatccactggtcttaaagttgccaaggttggacactccaggcacaggatctcctgcttgagcagggagttggactagaagacctctaaggtcccttccaactctgttaactgtAGGTAGACTTGGTAAAAAGCTTTGGAAAGCAGATTCCTCCTCTGACTGGCtcagtttctctttttctcccaggATGCTGGCCAAATTGCCAACAGCAAAAGCGAAGGCAGAATGAAGGGTCTTGGTGGTGGTTCTCTTCCCTGTGCACATAGATGCAAACAACAATGCACaccctgcttcttcttcttcttcctcctccctccctccctccttccttccctcctgcctgcctgccagggcCCAGCTGGATGCAGACTTGGGCTGTCCAAAGAACAGCTGGAGCGGTTGACTGAACGGTAGTGCATCATGTCACCTGGGGCACAAAGACTCTGCAGCGCCTTTTCTTGGTAGATGACATGGTGGAGTCCCTCAAGGTgagcctggctggggaactctgggagttggtccacacatcttaaagatgcAAAAAATAGTCAGAGATGCAGGCAACATTCATCCCTTTTGCCACATAGACTTTGTTGGGCCCGGAGTCAGCGAACACGTGTCAAAAGGCCAACTGTTTCATGTGTCTCACTCTTGCCCCAGCTTGCTTCCTGCTGATGGGGTGGGTACAGGCTGGGCACCTAACTTTCCAGAGGCCTGGCAGGATGGGACCCTCTGTCTTTCCTTCTTGGGGTCTCAGCCAGCTCAGCCTTTTATCTTTTTCAGTTTGCTTTTTTGTTCTACGTCCTCACCTACGTGGGAGCTGTTTTCAATGGTCTGACGTTGCTTATACTCGGTAAGGGAAGGGTCTGGGAGGACAGGGCCTTTTGGGGTGGGGCCGGAATAAGAGACTcaccccctccttttcttccacaGGTGTGATAAGTGCATTTACCTTCCCTCTGCTCTACAGGCAGCATCAAGTGAGTATCTAGCTCTGGGGGAGGAGAAAGTTGCTGAAACTCACAACTGGCATTAAAAAAGAAGCAGAGCAGAATTCATTCCTGCTGCTGTGTTTGGTTGGCTAAATATTTATTGCTGTTAAGCCATAGGCCAAATACAGAAGAAATAGACAATGACAATAGAATCCTATATAAAAGTGgattagatagtccttgacttacaaccacaagtgagcccaaaatgtctgttgctatgtgagacatatgttaagtgagccttgtcccattttacaacttttcttgccacagttgttatgttaatcacacggttgttaagtgactccggcttccccattgactttgcatatcagaaggtcgcaaagggatcacatgacccagggacactgcaacagtcataaataggagccagttgctaagtgtctgaattttgatcacgtgaacatAAGATGCTGCAGTGGCCTGACTCTGAGTAGCAGATTTTCAGAAGTAAGAGGAGGGGGCAAAGCAACAACTAGTTCCATGTTCTTATTTTCGGAGGGGCTCATCCCTGTTTCTCCTCCTCCATTCAGGCACAGATCGACCAGTATGTAGGGCTGGTGAGGAACCAGTTAAGTAACCTCAGAGCAAAGTAAGTTCAAAAAATCCCCACAGAACAGAACGGGGCAGGGAATGGGAGGAGAATAAGCCATTTGAATGTCTTTTTGGGCTCCATTCTTTGGGTATTGATGACATAATATTTAGTTATTTCACGTATATGCTACCCATCTCTGAGCTTAATTTTCTGAATTAATTTTTTCTCTTGGATCCAATATGTGAGGCCGCAAAACACTTCTCAAAAGATAGTTATTTCTGCCTTATTTCTTGGGAGAAAGAAACTGGAATGTAATTTAGAAagaaaacattataaaaatagtCGTGATGGACCCCAAAGGGTCTAAGACATATTGATGGGGTGCTCAGGGTGGTCTGTGCTTCGCCCTAAGGCTTGAACGGAAGCTTTTAAGGCTTTTAACAGGCTTTTAAGAaaggattgggcagccatttgcctggaatggcatagctatgctggctggggaattctgggagttgaaatccactggtcttaaagttgccaaggttggacactccaggcacaggatctcctgcttgagcagggagttggactagaagacctctaaggtcccttccaactctgttaactgtAGGTAGACTTGGTAAAAAGCTTTGGAAAGCAGATTCCTCCTCTGACTGGCtcagtttctctttttctccccaggATGCTGGCCAAATTGCCAACAGCAAAAGCGAAGGCAGAATGAAGGGTCTTGGTGGTGGTTCTCTTCCCTGTGCACATAGATGCAAACAACAATGCACaccctgcttcttcttcttcttcctcctcctcctcgcttccCCTCCCCAGACATTGCGTAGTGACCCTTCCTCTCCCACTCTCCTTGGCCTGGAGGGGCTGGGCAGTTGCTGGTTTTCcttcagctccccccccccccgagaaatTGGGGAACCCTTGcaagggaggtggggggaggaccATCATCCCTTTGCATCTCAACCCTGCAGttgcagaggctcagggaagctgctctttctttccctcctgggGGAGAGGGGGGCTGAGAGAAGCCCCCCCCAGACCCACAGCCAAGGATTTGTCTACCAAGAGCTGAGGGGCTAGTATCCCACGCTCCTTTCTCCCTCCATGTCCTAgcgacttcctcctcctcctcttcctcctgcctgCAGTATTTGTCCTGGGTCCTGAGTTGAGGCCGGCCAACCCGGAGCATCCTTCCCTCTTGAGGAAGGGGAGCCGCTCAAGGTTGGGCAAGACCACCTCTGCCTCCTTTCTGTGGGATGTCGTAGCTGTTCCCCCCCTGCCTCTCGTCACCGGCCGGGCTGCGGCTTGGCTGATCGGCTGGAGGGTTGGGTGCAGCCAGTTCTTTTTGCCTGGATATTTACACTTTAATAAAAACAGTTGTGAGAAAAAAATGGGTACGCATGACCGCTTGGTCTCCGGAGTCTTCACTCGTGGCTGTGGTGCACTGTGTGGGTGTGTGAATGTGTCTCCCTgccaaaattcctttttttttgctcCTCCTCCACACCAAGTCCTAAAGTCTAGTTGGAAGCTGCAGGGCTTAGTGTCCAAGCCACAAACGCTGGGGCCAGAACGCCCTTTGCCTGTCCGCGTTGCCGAAATTGTGCAATTTCGGTCTTATTCTTGCAAGAGGTTGAGTTTCCACACAGGCAATTGGTGGGTGGGGATTTGCCTAAAACGGGGGGCCTCCAAACCTGgctacttttaagacttgtgttccaatatctgagggggccAAAAAGGAGGAATCTGTTAAGATACACAGTTATCTGGAGCAATGAAGGGTTGGACAAGGAGTAAGAACCATTTGTGGCTGATttgttatttattgatttattgcccACTGCGTGAGGGAATCTGAGTTGTGATTGGTTGATGTGAgtgtaaagggggagtttccTTCTTTCCCGCCTTTTTCCTCTGTGTGTGCCATGTATGCTGTGGACTTTACCTCAGGATGTTCCTGCAGGGTTAATTTACCTCAGGGGAGGGCACGGATGGCCACAtgatgatttgtggacttcagctcccacaattaCGCTCCTGTTTGCCAAAGGCAGAACacgaagcaacagatggaaactgatcagggagagaagcaacctggaactaaggagaaatttcctgacagtgaggacagttaaccagtggaacggcttgccaccagaacttgcgggtgctccatccctggaggttttcaagaagagactggacagtcatttgtctgaaatggtataaagtttcctgcctgagcagggggtggaccggaagacctccaaggtccctttctaaCTCCAGCTATgccggttgaggaattctgggaattgaagtccacaagtcttaaaagttgcccgatttggggacccctggcctgcAACAACTGCCAATGGTGATGGAAACCATGCACCACCTGTGCCCACCAGCTTTCCTTGGTTCACCCCAGGACTGGGAAGACCCTGGTGCAAAACCCCCTCGATCTTGGGGGCATTCTGGGACAGCCCCTCACTCAGTGTACCTACTCCTCAGTGTAGTGGTTGGGAAAGTACAGAAGGGAGAAATATAATAAGTGCCACTTGGATCTCCTGGAGGGAAAACAAGATTAAAGGAACAAGCCCACAACAATCCATCTTCGCCAAATTGCGTCatgatcagggctctccaaccctggcaactctaagcctggcggacttcaactcccagaattcagaattcagcaaagctggctggctggggaattctgggagttgaagtcggccaggtgtaaagttgccaaggttgaagagccCTGATCATGAGGACCAAACTCTCTGATGCTGGGAAgggtggaaagaaaaagaagacaataaTCGGCTGCCAAATGGAGGGACACAGTTATAGGGGTGATGGGGACACAGTTGGGAGACCTGAAGAGGGAAGGTTGGGGAAAGGTTCTTTGTACGTGGTCACTAGTAGTCCAAAATAACTTGGCCTATGGATCAGTCTCCATCCAGCTTGGCTGGGAGTGTGGCCAGCAGAGGGAGCCCAAGGACCACAACACATCAAGCACAACTGAAAACTGTaggcagtcctccacttatggccacaattgagcccaccatttctgttgctaagagagacagctGTTACGAGTTTTTgctcccttttatgacctttcttgccacagttgttaggtgaatcactgcaattaagttagtaacatggttgttaagtgaatctggctcctccattgactttgcttgtcagaagatcgcaaaaggggctcACATGACCTCAGGGCACAGCAACTGTCCTaagtacatgctggttgccaagattttgatcatgtgaccatagggatgttgcaatgatCAAGTAAAAACCAATCATTAAGTCACTTATTTGAGTGCTGTAACTTCAAGCaattattaaatgaactgttgtacattgaggactacctgtattagaactTGCAAAAGGCTGCAAGGAAATACGTTGATCCAGACTGACCAGGCTGTCTGCTGCTCCTGCTGGACAAGGCAGGGCTGGTGGCCACCGTCATCCATGCTCAGGAGTTAAAGTGAGCAGGGGGCAGTATTGAGTGGCTCTGGAGTGAGAGACCTGCAGGGAccccaaggcccatgggccggactGGGCAGGAGGCAGGAGTCCCAGCAGGAGGCAGTAGGGGCAACAGCCAGCCACTTCTCAAGTGCTGCTAAGTCATGAGAAGCTGgtgctctctttccttctctatgCAAGAATGGCTTATTCACCGTAGGTTTTCACTGCTAAGTGGAGCCTCTCTATGCAACAAGACTCTACCTCAACAATCCCAGGAGATAAAATTTTAGCAAAAGACACCACTAGATAATAAACAGGCTTATTTTTAACAGGAGTGATGAAGACTCTATGGATCCTGGGGTGACAACAGAGTCCCCTGCAAGGGCCTCTCATCAACTTCACCCAAGCCCACCACCCGGGATACTGAGGGTGACGGCAACGGGCGATCGGGTCTCAATGTGGAGAAATCCAGGCAGATCTACGGCTTGAGATCTTTTATTGcacctcatttttttctttacatgaATTTGAAAAAATAGATCATATATTCATCATAAAAAGTGCATCTTTTTCAAAGCTGTCTTTATTTGCTATTTTGCTGACCAGTTAAGTGCAGGACAGGAGGGCCAAAGCAGGGGCCAAACTTCGCCTTCCCTCTACTGGCCCTTGGATTGCTTCATCAAATACATcacaaaaaaaattacagcacaaaggggtaaataacaataattaaaaataaaaatattcccccAACCCCAGCAaggatctgttttgttttgttttttttaaaaaagctggttAAATAAAAGTCcataggttaaaaaaataaaataattaaaaaaaacccacaacatcCAAAGCTTGGTCAcaagaaaaaagttttggaaacaTTCTGTATAGCATCATGGCGAGCTCTGGGGAGCCAAGAAGCAGCACAGCAGCTTTCTCAGTCCAGAAACACACTCAAGGGGAGGTTAACCAGAGGCACAGAACAGAGCAGGCTGCACAAAACACCCCACGAATGCAGAGCAGCTGAGGACCCCCAGCACAAAACAGAAAGCAGCCCTGGGTGGGAGGCTCAGAAGGGCTGATGTTCTCACTTGGCATGGCTTGGCTCTGGGGGACCCAAGAGGCCTCAGCGTGGGGCAAGAAAGCCCCCTGGCCAGAATTAACCTACATGTCACAGGCCTGGAAAAGCAGCAGTGTGATTAGAccaggggagggggaggcagtgAGCAATTGAAGGGGTCACACTCTGCACTACCAGTCTAAAGCAGCAGAGATGGACCCCACTCGGACTGCTGGGCAGCCCAGAAGCCTGGCCTGAGAGCAGAGGGGCAGCAGCTGACCGTCCTAAGTGGAAGAATGCAATGAGTTTGAGGTCCAGCTGGCCCACGTCAGGAAGCAGAAACCTAGTGCTCAACTGCAGGAAAAGCGGTCACTTACAGAGGTCCCTTCACAGTATTTGTCACCTAGACCCACCCCCCATCCTTCCCGGAAACCAGGAACCTTCTTGCTTTTGCCCGTCAAAGAAACCGAGTGAGGGAGATGGCCAAAGGGAAGCAGATCCCTTCCAGGGAATGCAGAAAGTCTACTAGTCAAGCCCGCTGGGCAGATGGACTcactggaagcattgcctgggcctGGCAGGGAGTGGCCAGCCAGCCCACCTACAGCAGCAGTGGAAGAAAAACCTCAGctgctttggggtttttttgcaggtTCCACTTTCCTTTGGCTTCTCAAAAGTTTCCTCCCAGATAAAGTGTTTTTTGTATCACCCATCATTCCCATTTACAAAACTGGAAAATggaaaatttttaaaagtagccactgacttgatggcataaTTAATTTGCTTGGCTAAAGGTTTCAGGGAGAGTTGAATGCCCACCAAAGTAATATCACCCCGACCTCAAAGAATCCAATGCCCAAGAGCAGCCTTACAATTTGCAGAAGTCCACGGGCGATTAAAAAGCAAGGCTGCAACAGTTTGGCCCACTTTAATATGATAAAAGCTTTCAGCAGGAATGTGCCCAAATAATCCACAAAAGGTCTGCCCTGATTGGCCACTTCATGTGGCTTTTTCATCCTAGAGGAAGCAGATCCTGTAGAAATGTAGCCCGAGAGATCCAACACTCAGGATGCGAAGCTGACTAGCGAAAGCGGTAAAGTGCCTGTTTTAAAACCATGCAGCTAACACATTCACAAAGCCACCACAAGACATGAGCTGGGTGGGGGcagcacagggagggtcttccccCTTAAGTTTTCCACTCTGCAGGGCAGCCCATTGACACAGCCCCCATTGACAGAAACAGTGATGAAGTGTGGAGGGAATCGTCCAGATCCACCAAGCGTCCCAATTCAGTAGAAGGCAAATCCTGTTTCCAGgagaaaaagagggctgggagccCTTTGAGAAAGGGGATCCAACTCACAGCCCAGAAAcatcctcctttctcctctcgaTGTGGGAATCAGCTGAGGAGAGGGCCAAAGGGCAACCATTGGCTCCACTGTATGCTGCACCCCCAAGGAGGGAATGAGAACGCATCGCAAGGGCTAGAGGCGGCGGCCGCAGCTGCAGCAGAGCGGGTTAGAGGCTCCCAGGTGGTAGCGGTGTGCCCAGGCGCATTGGGGCTCCGGCCCCCTTCGCCCAGCCCGTTGTTGGCAGGGGCGGGTGGGCTGGCAGGCTAGACCCAAAGGCGCAAGTTGTGGATTTGAGTGTCACAAAGCAAGGAGCGAGGGAGAGTTCAGAGAGTCCGGGGAGTGGTCGCTGCTGCCGTTCCGCTGGTGGCTGGCTCCACAGGTGGCTCCCTCTGGGTAGGTGAACACAAACGAAGACGTATAGGAAGGGTTAACCGGGTACGGGTCGGTCAGCTCTTCAGCATGGCTAAAGTAAGAACTAGAAAACGCTACCTCCGCCGGGGCCAGGGCTGCGGCCGGGAGTCCGCCCAGGGCCTGCTGGTAATGCAGGGGCACCGAGGAGTAGGGGGCCGAGGGCCCAAAGGGGTCCTCCTTGACCGGCATGGCCAGGGCGCTGACCTCTGCCGAGGGGCCGGGCTGCCCACTCAGTTCCGTGATGTCCTGGTAGGGGATTTTGCAGCTGCCCTTATGAGCCACGAGGACAAATTCCAGCCGCTCCCGTTCCTTCTGCAGCTCCGCAATCTCCGACTCCAGCTCAGCTTTCTCTTCCTCCAGCTGGTCCGTCTCCTGGGGAACAGGCAGCACCAGGTCAGACCAGGGCTGGAGCAGCCAGGAAGCAGGGGGGCAAGCGAGTCGGCCCAGAGCAGCACCTCCTTCTTGGCCTTCTCGTTTCCTCCTTCCAGGCCCATTGGAGACACAGCTCAAGGGAAGCGTTAATTCTTGGGATCCTTCCTCACCGCCCCCCTCCTGCCCCCCACCTTCCAGGTTCCCCCCTGCTTTAAGGTGCAGGGATTGGGCTGGGGTCTTTCCAAGGGGAAGGCCTTTGTTCTCCTGGGGGTCCTTATTTGTGGATTTAGAgtggggcgtggcttgctggagcAGACCCCAATGAATCTTGGTGAGGGAGGCAGAGGaagcttcttccttctccttttcccaaATGGCCCATGAGTGCAAGAGAAGGAAAAGGTCCAAGGGGACCCCTGCCGTGGCCACCCCCAGGTGGGCCGCTAGAAGACCCAGAGCGGTACCCCGGCAGCATCTCCCCCTGGAGCATTCCCCTTCAGAGGACTGATGGAGCAACATCACCCCCAAACTTTCCAGAAACTCTGCAAAGTGTGGTCAGAAAAGTCAATTTGGCATCGGCATCAGCACAGTGGAAGATCTGCCAGCTTTCTAGAAGCTGCAATGGCAGTTTTGGGGCTGCACCCTTGATTTTTTGACCGCACCCTGCAGACACCCCTGCCCCCTTGAAATAAAAGAATGAACGAGTCTAATTCAAAGTAAGACATCCTCATCCTAAGGAAAAGGCCctcaataaattataataaatcctCTCAAGATAAAGTAACTCCAGGGGTCTATCCTGACAACTGGCTCCTTGCTTAAGGAAGGTCCAAATGGCCAAAGCCTTTGACTTAAGAGTCAGAATCACATCTGATGGACCTGGTCAGCCTGGACGGGGCTCCCACAGAGCCCTAATGAAATGGGAGAGTTCACAACATGCCCCCCATGGGGCAACCTCTATGTACCCGCCGCAGGGACAAGACACCAGATTCCCTCCTGGGGGCTTTATAAGGCCAGAACAAGGATAACACTAACTCACCCCGCTATTTGCACCAAAACTCACCGCTTGAAGCCGGTCGGTCAGTTCTCGACGTCGATTCCGGCACTTGGCAGCTGCCAGCTTGTTCCTCTCCCTCCGGACCCGTCGCTTCTCTTCCTCCTCGGGGGTCAGCTGTGCGagcagaaaggagaggcagatCAGGCATTGGCTGCCATTGCAAGGCCAGAGGCTTCCTGGGGCTCCTGGCACTTTCTTGCAACTGGGGGGCAAGTTAAAGGCACCCCCAAAATGCGGAGGGGAAGATGGAACTGTGTCATCACCCTTTAGGAGAgatagatggggagggggagggggagggagaggcaggGAGGGGAGACAGAAACATCCAAGCAAGGAACAAACCAAACAGCCAGCCATTCTGCCTATTGGAATACTTTGGCTTTTGAAGATCTTTAAAGCAAATTTATTTCAACCCCAGTTCAGGCTTCATGGGTTGTTTTATAATTAAGGCTGGTTTTTATCATGTTTGTTTATTCCTAGGCTTGCTTTTCATAACCTTAATGACTTGTAACCTACCCAGAGTCTTTTAGGTAAGGGGGGGGGGGCTATAAAACCTCTAAATTAAATAAATCGACACAGTGTATTTCTAAACTGATAAGGCTCTAAATTGAGGCATAAAATGTTTTGCCCCCATGAAATTCAAGAGCGTCTATGTGccttacaacaggggtctccaacagaggtgggtttcagcaggttctgaccagttctggagaaccggtagcggaaatatt contains:
- the LOC131204403 gene encoding reticulon-2-like encodes the protein MVESLKFAFLFYVLTYVGAVFNGLTLLILGVISAFTFPLLYRQHQAQIDQYVGLVRNQLSNLRAKMLAKLPTAKAKAE
- the FOSB gene encoding protein FosB isoform X1, producing the protein MYQGFPGDYDSTSRCSSSPSAESQYLSSVDSFGSPTAAAAASSQECSGLGEMPGSFVPTVTAISTSQDLQWLVQPTLISSMAQSQQQQQQQQQPPPPPPSGPPPPTVDPYDLPGPSYAAPGMGAYGAGPSTVPVAAAIPPRSSRARPRRTREETLTPEEEEKRRVRRERNKLAAAKCRNRRRELTDRLQAETDQLEEEKAELESEIAELQKERERLEFVLVAHKGSCKIPYQDITELSGQPGPSAEVSALAMPVKEDPFGPSAPYSSVPLHYQQALGGLPAAALAPAEVAFSSSYFSHAEELTDPYPVNPSYTSSFVFTYPEGATCGASHQRNGSSDHSPDSLNSPSLLAL
- the FOSB gene encoding protein FosB isoform X2 encodes the protein MYQGFPGDYDSTSRCSSSPSAESQYLSSVDSFGSPTAAAAASSQECSGLGEMPGSFVPTVTAISTSQDLQWLVQPTLISSMAQSQQQQQQQQQPPPPPPSGPPPPTVDPYDLPGPSYAAPGMGAYGAGPSTVPVAAAIPPRSSRARPRRTREETLTPEEEEKRRVRRERNKLAAAKCRNRRRELTDRLQAETDQLEEEKAELESEIAELQKERERLEFVLVAHKGSCKIPYQDITELSGQPGPSAEVSALAMPVKEDPFGPSAPYSSVPLHYQQALGGLPAAALAPAEREPPVEPATSGTAAATTPRTL